aagcTCAGTGTGTGGTgaggtaattttaattaagatgTTGAGCAGAACAATTGGATTAGGAATTCTGAGTGGTACAGTAGCAACTGCTTACtctttttatgaaaatgattttaatatcgaTTCAGTCGGTATTGTTCGGTTTAGTCGAGCCGCCACTACTGTAAGTCTAAGTTTTCATctcataaatgtaattataaatcttttaattgcatggtcaaattattttgtttagggAATACATGTTATGTATCATTATAAGACTACTCTGTATGCACCATCGGTTAGCAAATCTTCACCAAATTATCAAGAAATAAGATCAAAAGTATGTTaagttttatagatatatatattttttaattttatcaaattcacatttatctttgtaaataatttacttttattttgtatagtctCACAGTAAAGCAGCTGAACTTTTACTAGAACTATGCCGCACTAATAAAGGTGTTTATATAAAGATTGGACAACACATTGGAGCATTAGAAAATCTTTTTCCAAAAGAATATACAGACACATTGAAAGTTTTGCACAGTCAAGCTCCCATTACAccattaaaagaaatttacaaAGTAATCAAAGAGGATCTTAAACAagatgtaagtataatattcttaattttatatatatatatatatatatatatatacattatacaatacaatatagcaTTGTTTCTTTACCTTtacttacacaataataatatgatagaagtaattattttgatctgTAGCTTTTTACACAAATTAAGTGATTATAATGTAGGGGAGTCGTGTGGAGTAGTATGGGGTCTTatgtcaaaaatatacatttgatttatttaattttattaaaaataagtttcaaatttagtatttatacctgttgtacatttttattaaattttgtagaaTACATGTTTTATCATAACTAACAtagtttaagaatttttttttcttaaactacctagttataaaatttagattaaaatttgctattattagttttaggtTTGGTCTTTGAAAAGTTGaagtaacataaatatttacaatgatcAGAGTTATATCTGTTGatactaaaaacaattttcttagaaataatattttttctttattcatAAATCTTCAGAACAAAATTGttctaaaatgaaaaattggaaTTGGAATTATTCGACGacctttcaaaaattatttgctaCCTCAAATGGATCCCTAAATTTGAAACATTGCAATATagtatgtagtatatatttattgtatgaataaaatatattatgtttacaagttgatattatttatacttaaaggCCGATCAGTTATTCAGCGAAATAGATCCAAAACCACTGGGTGCAGCTTCATTGGCTCAAGTACATAAAGCAAAATTACGATCAACTGGAGAAAATGTTGCTATTAAAGTTCAGCATTCATATGTTCGGGGAGATGCAAAAATAGATATTGCTATAATTGAGGTAACatactgtataatacaaatcagTGGCGAATTTTCTGGGCATGATTgagaataaaaacataaaaacaaaatgtatattaccataaattattagttactaattactttacaacaataataatatatgacagAAATTTggtcaaatttatattcattatatttaattgcatCTTTTACTGGTAGAGTATGTGATAATGTGTGTTAGCTATATAACACTTGTTATTGCAGGAAAATATCAGACTGTGTCAAGAATTATTCTACTAGCTTCTTCAACACTAACTATCCAgcattttttcattcatttgtACTTTGGTTAGATGcagatgatttattttattaatattaaactttactAAATAAgagttataatttgaaaaagaatGATGAAAAGTGATTCGTcactgataaaattattatacctaagtgctaagacatattaatatcatcataaaaaaaattaaaaagtaataatgattaatgctAATTACATTGTTTTAGACTTTAGTGAACATTGGTTCCTATATTTTTCCTGATTTTAAGTTTCAATGGCTTGTGAAACAAACAAAACAGAATATACCAAAAGAATTAGATTTTACAATTGAAGCTCAAAATACTGAAACTCTTAGGTCAATGTTCAAACACTTTAAGTGGttaaaggtatttttattttaagttagtgtaatcaaatacattgttttatacatttttttttagaatagatGCAACTAATATTACTCTATAATTTAAcctttatgtatatgtttaaaattaattttaaagtatatttttttattaatttgtaggtaccaaaaatatatgatgaatTTAGTTCTTCTAGAGTCTTAACATTGGAATTCTTTGAAGGTGGACAAATTAATGATCTTGATTACATCAATCGAAATAAGTAAGCATAGaatatatcaatacaatattagttatagcattgattatacatagtactatgtataatcaatggttaTAGTAAACAACCATGGTTATTTACACTGCATATATAGTAAAGTGTGCTAACACTTAATGAGTaagttattgaaaaacaaaagcaaataataatatacaagtattttaatatttaaaaatgtatacatgtatattgtgtataatattatattacatatgttGTTCATTTACATTCAATTTgggtatgaataaaaataataaaagtacataaATTTAGATTGAATGTGAATGAAATATCTGACAAACTGGGAAGCTTATACAGTGAAATGATATTCAAAAATGGATTTGTACACAGTGATCCTCATCCTGGTAATTTGTTGGTGAACAAAGATAAAAATGgtcaattgaatttaatacttttggaTCATGGTCTTTACGCTGTAAGCtttcaacttaaatatttatctgtttttattatactattaactaTTTGTTTCAGACATTAACTGATAGTTTTCGACGTACATATGCTAAATTATGGAAAAGTATATTGGATAATAATcatgataaaatgaaaaaatactgTACCAAATTAGGAGTTGCTGAAATGTATGGTTTACTTGTGTGTATGGTAGCTGGACGTACTTGGGATTCAGTTCAAGATGGAATTGTTACTAAGAAATTGACTGACGCTGaagtaatcaaaaaataacaaaagtataaaaaaaacattaattatttttagtttttgttttattttatagaaagaaAAATTTCAAAGTGGAATTCCATTAGTGTTGACAGAAACTTTGTATATTCTGCAAACTGTTAATCCccaaattttgttattacttaaaacTAATGATTTAATACGTGGTATTGATACAACTTTGGGAACATTGTCAaagtaaagtattttatttatttactaaaaatttaaattataatatgttattatatttttttataggttaaCATCTTTACGTCCAATGACTGTAAGCtgcataaatactatatatgacAAACCGTTATATAACAGTTCATTTTGGAGTAGCTTAAGTATTCATTTCAGAAAACAATGGTCACTTTTAAAagctaaactattttttttctggctTAGCATTATTGATACTgcttaaaaactaaatgtaatc
The DNA window shown above is from Aphis gossypii isolate Hap1 chromosome 2, ASM2018417v2, whole genome shotgun sequence and carries:
- the LOC114125518 gene encoding aarF domain-containing kinase 1, whose amino-acid sequence is MLSRTIGLGILSGTVATAYSFYENDFNIDSVGIVRFSRAATTGIHVMYHYKTTLYAPSVSKSSPNYQEIRSKSHSKAAELLLELCRTNKGVYIKIGQHIGALENLFPKEYTDTLKVLHSQAPITPLKEIYKVIKEDLKQDADQLFSEIDPKPLGAASLAQVHKAKLRSTGENVAIKVQHSYVRGDAKIDIAIIETLVNIGSYIFPDFKFQWLVKQTKQNIPKELDFTIEAQNTETLRSMFKHFKWLKVPKIYDEFSSSRVLTLEFFEGGQINDLDYINRNKLNVNEISDKLGSLYSEMIFKNGFVHSDPHPGNLLVNKDKNGQLNLILLDHGLYATLTDSFRRTYAKLWKSILDNNHDKMKKYCTKLGVAEMYGLLVCMVAGRTWDSVQDGIVTKKLTDAEKEKFQSGIPLVLTETLYILQTVNPQILLLLKTNDLIRGIDTTLGTLSKLTSLRPMTVSCINTIYDKPLYNSSFWSSLSIHFRKQWSLLKAKLFFFWLSIIDTA